In the genome of Nitrospirota bacterium, one region contains:
- a CDS encoding transposase yields MARPLRIEYEGALYHIAARGNERNPIYRGEGDYQKFLEILSKLPLRYGIILHGYVLMENHYHLLIETPKGNITKTMHWLNATYTGFFNQKYKRAGHLFQGRYKGLLIEKERYLVAVSRYIHLNPVRALMVRKPEGYRWSSYTEYIGKEKKSKWLRCDWILGQYSLDDTRARKQYKAFVEEGLTLNENPFKELKGRLILGNEDLINGIKKRIKLKRHREIPESKRLVKSIKYEDVITAVTNKFEISGEKIKETGKRNNLARKVSLYLLRWYTDMSNAEIAEYFGIGYTAVSQAAARLRVELEKDRRLKKSIQEMEKELLLLSEE; encoded by the coding sequence ATGGCAAGACCATTAAGAATAGAATATGAAGGGGCTCTCTACCATATAGCCGCAAGAGGAAATGAAAGGAATCCGATATATAGAGGAGAAGGGGATTACCAAAAATTTCTAGAAATTTTGTCTAAACTTCCTCTCAGATATGGAATTATTCTTCATGGGTATGTATTGATGGAGAATCATTATCATCTGCTAATAGAGACTCCCAAAGGTAATATTACAAAAACAATGCATTGGCTTAATGCAACTTATACAGGATTTTTTAATCAGAAATACAAAAGAGCCGGGCATCTTTTCCAAGGCAGATACAAAGGGCTTTTGATAGAAAAAGAGAGATATTTAGTTGCGGTAAGCCGATACATTCATTTAAATCCAGTTAGGGCTTTGATGGTAAGGAAACCTGAGGGGTACCGATGGAGCAGTTATACTGAATATATAGGGAAAGAAAAAAAGAGTAAATGGCTTAGATGTGACTGGATACTTGGACAATATTCCCTGGATGACACAAGAGCAAGGAAACAATATAAGGCATTTGTTGAAGAAGGGTTGACTTTGAATGAGAACCCATTTAAAGAGCTTAAAGGTAGACTGATACTTGGGAACGAAGACTTAATAAATGGGATAAAAAAAAGGATAAAGCTAAAGAGGCACAGAGAGATACCAGAAAGCAAACGGCTTGTAAAAAGTATTAAATATGAAGATGTAATAACAGCAGTGACTAATAAATTTGAGATAAGTGGGGAGAAGATAAAAGAGACAGGCAAGCGCAACAATCTTGCAAGGAAAGTTAGTTTATATCTTTTGAGGTGGTATACTGATATGAGTAATGCGGAGATTGCTGAATATTTTGGGATAGGATACACAGCCGTAAGCCAGGCGGCAGCGAGACTTAGGGTTGAGTTGGAGAAAGACCGAAGATTGAAAAAAAGCATTCAAGAGATGGAGAAAGAATTACTATTATTAAGTGAAGAATGA